From the Homo sapiens chromosome 1, GRCh38.p14 Primary Assembly genome, one window contains:
- the HPDL gene encoding 4-hydroxyphenylpyruvate dioxygenase-like protein — MAAPALRLCHIAFHVPAGQPLARNLQRLFGFQPLASREVDGWRQLALRSGDAVFLVNEGAGSGEPLYGLDPRHAVPSATNLCFDVADAGAATRELAALGCSVPVPPVRVRDAQGAATYAVVSSPAGILSLTLLERAGYRGPFLPGFRPVSSAPGPGWVSRVDHLTLACTPGSSPTLLRWFHDCLGFCHLPLSPGEDPELGLEMTAGFGLGGLRLTALQAQPGSIVPTLVLAESLPGATTRQDQVEQFLARHKGPGLQHVGLYTPNIVEATEGVATAGGQFLAPPGAYYQQPGKERQIRAAGHEPHLLARQGILLDGDKGKFLLQVFTKSLFTEDTFFLELIQRQGATGFGQGNIRALWQSVQEQSARSQEA; from the coding sequence ATGGCCGCGCCCGCCCTTCGTTTGTGCCACATCGCCTTCCACGTGCCCGCCGGGCAGCCCCTAGCCCGGAACCTGCAGCGCCTCTTCGGCTTCCAGCCCCTGGCTTCGCGGGAGGTGGACGGCTGGCGGCAGCTAGCCCTGCGCAGCGGCGACGCGGTCTTTTTGGTGAACGAGGGCGCAGGGTCTGGAGAGCCGCTGTACGGCCTGGATCCGCGTCACGCCGTGCCCAGCGCCACAAACCTGTGCTTCGACGTGGCGGACGCCGGCGCTGCAACCCGGGAGCTGGCAGCGCTGGGCTGCAGCGTGCCTGTCCCTCCCGTTCGCGTGCGGGACGCGCAGGGTGCCGCCACTTACGCCGTGGTCAGCTCGCCTGCCGGCATCCTCAGCCTGACCTTGCTGGAGCGCGCTGGCTACCGCGGACCCTTCCTACCCGGCTTCAGGCCCGTGTCCTCTGCGCCTGGCCCCGGGTGGGTCAGCCGCGTGGACCACCTGACCTTGGCCTGCACCCCCGGCAGCTCCCCCACACTTTTGCGCTGGTTCCACGACTGCCTGGGCTTTTGCCACTTGCCGCTGAGCCCAGGTGAGGATCCCGAGCTGGGCCTCGAAATGACAGCAGGGTTTGGGCTTGGGGGACTGAGGCTTACAGCCCTGCAGGCCCAGCCGGGCAGCATTGTCCCCACTCTTGTTCTGGCTGAGTCCCTTCCGGGGGCGACGACACGACAGGACCAGGTGGAGCAGTTCCTGGCCCGGCACAAGGGGCCAGGCCTGCAGCACGTGGGGCTGTATACGCCTAACATTGTGGAGGCCACTGAGGGGGTGGCAACTGCTGGAGGCCAGTTCCTGGCTCCCCCTGGGGCATACTACCAGCAGCCAGGAAAGGAGAGGCAGATCCGAGCTGCAGGGCACGAGCCTCATCTGCTTGCTCGACAGGGGATCCTGCTAGATGGTGATAAAGGCAAGTTTCTGCTTCAGGTCTTCACCAAGTCCCTTTTTACTGAGGACACTTTCTTCCTGGAGCTGATTCAGAGGCAGGGGGCCACTGGCTTTGGTCAGGGCAACATCAGAGCTCTGTGGCAGTCCGTACAGGAGCAATCTGCCAGGAGCCAGGAAGCCTAA